The following are encoded in a window of Mycobacterium vicinigordonae genomic DNA:
- a CDS encoding helicase HerA-like domain-containing protein produces MSAESAETPAKTIAAGYALEGQALELGTVVVDGQADPTAQVRIPLATVNRHGLVAGATGTGKTKTLQLIAEQLSAAGVPVFMADVKGDLSGLSRPGERTDRTAARAKDTGDNWEPQGFPVEFLSLGTGGIGVPVRATVDSFGPVLLSKVLGLNATQESTLGLIFHWAKDKRPLVTLGQLRDTISYLTSEEGKADLKSLGGVSSTTAGVILRALVNLEGEGGDTFFGEPKLDPQDLLRTDNQGHGIISLLEFSGQSVRPVIFSTFLMWLLADLFTQLDEVGDIDKPKLVFFFDEAHLLFSDASKAFLEQVEQTVKLIRSKGVGVFFCTQLPTDLPNDVLSQLGARIQHALRAFTPDDQKALSKTVRTYPKTDVYDLESALTSLGIGEAVVTVLSEKGAPTPVAWTRMRVPRSLMAAIGTDAVTAAAKESQLQAKYGQTVEQPTEPPPAVPSGAQPPSVPGSDLPPVPTDYELPPMPAPAEPKGPPVWKEVLNSRAVTSGINTVLREWMKSGRRKR; encoded by the coding sequence ATGAGCGCTGAATCGGCAGAGACCCCCGCCAAGACAATCGCCGCAGGTTACGCCCTCGAAGGTCAGGCCTTGGAGTTGGGCACGGTGGTGGTCGACGGGCAAGCCGACCCGACCGCCCAGGTTCGCATCCCGCTGGCCACGGTGAACCGGCACGGCCTGGTGGCCGGGGCCACCGGAACCGGCAAGACCAAGACGCTGCAGCTGATCGCCGAACAGCTCAGCGCGGCGGGAGTGCCGGTGTTCATGGCCGACGTGAAGGGTGACCTGTCCGGACTGTCGCGCCCCGGCGAGCGCACCGACCGGACCGCTGCACGCGCCAAGGACACCGGGGACAACTGGGAGCCGCAGGGATTCCCGGTCGAGTTCCTGTCGCTCGGGACCGGCGGAATCGGGGTGCCGGTACGCGCCACTGTCGACAGCTTCGGGCCGGTGCTCTTGTCGAAAGTGTTGGGGCTCAACGCGACTCAAGAGTCGACGTTAGGGTTGATCTTCCACTGGGCCAAAGACAAGCGTCCGCTGGTCACTCTGGGGCAGTTGCGCGACACTATCAGCTACCTGACCAGCGAGGAGGGCAAAGCCGACCTCAAGTCGCTAGGCGGGGTGTCGTCGACGACGGCGGGCGTCATCCTGCGGGCGTTGGTGAATCTTGAAGGCGAAGGCGGCGATACGTTCTTCGGCGAGCCCAAGCTCGACCCCCAAGATCTGCTGCGCACCGACAACCAGGGCCACGGCATCATCTCTTTGCTCGAATTCAGCGGTCAATCGGTGCGTCCGGTCATCTTCTCGACCTTCCTGATGTGGTTGCTGGCTGACCTTTTCACTCAGCTTGATGAGGTCGGGGATATCGACAAACCCAAACTGGTGTTCTTCTTCGACGAGGCGCACCTGCTGTTCTCCGACGCGTCTAAGGCTTTCCTCGAACAAGTCGAGCAAACGGTCAAGCTGATTCGCTCCAAGGGCGTCGGGGTGTTCTTCTGCACCCAGCTGCCCACCGATCTACCCAATGACGTGTTGTCTCAGTTGGGTGCCCGCATCCAGCACGCGCTACGCGCATTCACCCCCGACGACCAGAAGGCGCTCAGCAAGACGGTCCGCACCTACCCGAAAACCGATGTCTATGACCTGGAGTCGGCGCTGACGTCGTTGGGTATCGGCGAGGCCGTGGTCACGGTGCTGTCGGAAAAGGGCGCGCCCACCCCGGTCGCGTGGACCCGCATGCGGGTGCCCAGGTCGCTGATGGCGGCCATCGGCACAGACGCCGTCACTGCCGCGGCCAAGGAGAGCCAGTTGCAGGCCAAGTACGGCCAGACGGTCGAGCAGCCCACCGAGCCGCCACCCGCGGTTCCCTCGGGCGCACAACCGCCTTCGGTTCCAGGATCTGATTTACCGCCCGTGCCAACGGATTACGAGCTGCCGCCGATGCCGGCGCCCGCCGAGCCCAAGGGCCCCCCGGTGTGGAAAGAGGTGCTGAATAGTCGGGCGGTGACGAGCGGCATCAACACCGTGTTGCGCGAATGGATGAAAAGCGGCCGCCGGA
- the orn gene encoding oligoribonuclease produces the protein MRDEMVWIDCEMTGLDLGSDKLIEIAALVTDADLNILGEGIDVVIHAEEAALSSMIDVVKEMHARSGLTDEVKASAVDVATAEAMVLDYIHEHVKQPKTAPLAGNSIATDRSFIARDMPTLDSFLHYRMIDVSSIKELCRRWYPRIYFGQPPKGLAHRALADIHESIRELQYYRRTAFVPQPGPSTSEIAMAVASLETAADAPAGNDSADEHPSG, from the coding sequence GTGCGCGACGAAATGGTGTGGATCGACTGCGAGATGACCGGGCTGGACCTGGGCTCGGACAAGTTGATCGAAATTGCCGCCTTGGTCACCGACGCCGATCTGAACATTCTGGGCGAGGGCATCGACGTGGTGATCCACGCCGAGGAGGCCGCGTTGTCCTCGATGATCGATGTGGTCAAGGAGATGCATGCACGATCCGGCCTGACCGACGAGGTCAAGGCCTCGGCTGTCGACGTCGCCACCGCCGAGGCCATGGTGCTCGACTACATCCACGAACATGTCAAGCAGCCCAAGACCGCGCCGCTGGCCGGTAACTCGATCGCCACCGACCGCTCCTTCATCGCCCGCGACATGCCGACCCTGGATTCTTTCCTGCATTACCGGATGATCGACGTCAGCTCGATCAAGGAACTCTGTCGGCGCTGGTACCCGCGGATCTACTTCGGGCAGCCCCCCAAGGGGCTCGCGCACCGGGCCCTGGCCGATATCCACGAATCCATCCGGGAACTGCAGTACTACCGTCGCACCGCTTTTGTGCCCCAGCCCGGGCCTTCCACCAGCGAAATCGCGATGGCCGTCGCGAGTCTTGAGACCGCAGCCGACGCACCGGCGGGAAACGATTCGGCCGACGAGCACCCGAGCGGTTAA
- a CDS encoding TetR/AcrR family transcriptional regulator has product MSSANTESLRDRRRAQLLLQIQHTAHELFAERGFDAVTTEDIASAAGISISTYFRHAPTKEGLLIDPVRDAISEIVMSYSARPAGQSAVEALIDLFVEHAKIASEVNLDTWQRAVATAPHLLKKTALVSEDDYRKFVEHVAARMGVDASADIRPALLVHTSLATIRFVIDRWLTATDFPSPPMYVEMEHALRLTLAGFE; this is encoded by the coding sequence ATGTCCTCAGCAAATACCGAGTCGTTGCGGGACAGGCGACGCGCCCAGTTGTTGCTACAGATCCAGCACACCGCGCACGAGCTATTCGCCGAGCGCGGGTTCGACGCAGTGACCACCGAGGACATCGCTTCTGCCGCCGGGATTTCGATCAGCACCTATTTTCGGCACGCGCCGACAAAGGAAGGTCTGCTGATCGATCCGGTCCGGGATGCCATCAGCGAGATCGTTATGTCCTACAGTGCCCGGCCGGCAGGGCAGTCAGCCGTCGAAGCGTTGATCGACCTCTTCGTCGAACACGCCAAGATCGCCAGCGAAGTCAATTTAGATACCTGGCAGCGGGCCGTCGCGACTGCGCCGCACCTGCTGAAGAAGACGGCACTGGTAAGCGAAGACGATTACCGCAAGTTCGTCGAGCACGTCGCTGCCCGAATGGGCGTCGACGCGTCGGCCGACATCCGCCCGGCACTGCTGGTCCACACCAGCCTGGCGACCATCCGGTTCGTCATCGACCGCTGGTTGACCGCGACGGACTTCCCAAGCCCGCCGATGTACGTGGAGATGGAGCACGCGTTGCGGTTGACCTTAGCTGGCTTCGAATAA
- a CDS encoding MlaE family ABC transporter permease — protein sequence MTTHPEPDVRNERPDEGVEAIKDWGYGYVDRHPVASLRTVGEQFVLGVRTVEWFFRDLFSRRFQWQEFVRQGAFMAGTAVLPTILVSLPISVTLSIQFALLAGQVGATSLAGAASGLAVIRQGASLVAAVLMAAAVGSAITADLGSRTMREETDAMEVMGVSVIRRLVVPRFAAAIMIGVALTGVVCFVGFFASYMFNVYFQNGAPGSFVATFASFATTGDMILALLKAVIFGAIVAIVSAQKGLSTKGGPTGVANSVNAAVVESILLLMIVNVAISQLYIMLSPRTGL from the coding sequence ATGACCACGCACCCAGAACCCGATGTGCGCAACGAACGCCCTGACGAGGGCGTCGAGGCCATCAAGGACTGGGGCTACGGCTACGTCGATCGGCACCCGGTCGCCTCGCTGCGCACCGTCGGCGAGCAGTTCGTTCTCGGGGTGCGCACAGTCGAATGGTTCTTCAGAGATCTGTTCAGCCGGCGATTTCAATGGCAGGAGTTCGTGCGCCAAGGCGCGTTCATGGCCGGCACTGCCGTATTGCCGACGATCCTGGTGTCGCTGCCGATCAGCGTGACGCTGTCCATCCAGTTCGCGCTGCTGGCCGGGCAGGTGGGTGCCACGTCGCTGGCCGGCGCGGCCAGCGGGCTCGCGGTCATCCGGCAGGGCGCTTCCCTGGTGGCGGCGGTGTTAATGGCGGCTGCCGTCGGCTCAGCCATTACCGCCGACCTGGGTTCCCGAACAATGCGCGAAGAGACCGACGCCATGGAGGTGATGGGTGTATCGGTGATCCGCCGTTTGGTGGTACCCCGCTTCGCCGCCGCCATCATGATCGGCGTCGCGCTCACCGGCGTCGTCTGCTTCGTAGGCTTCTTCGCCAGCTACATGTTCAACGTGTACTTCCAGAACGGCGCACCCGGCAGCTTCGTCGCGACCTTCGCGTCGTTCGCCACCACTGGTGACATGATCCTGGCGCTGCTCAAGGCGGTCATCTTCGGTGCGATTGTGGCGATCGTGTCGGCGCAGAAAGGACTGTCCACCAAGGGGGGTCCGACGGGCGTCGCCAATTCGGTGAACGCGGCCGTCGTCGAATCGATCCTGCTGCTGATGATCGTCAACGTCGCCATCAGCCAGCTTTACATCATGCTGTCGCCCAGGACAGGGCTGTGA
- a CDS encoding MlaE family ABC transporter permease, whose amino-acid sequence MTASPYLPFAPVSARLLRLYRRSIKPIERLGHMLVFFVRALAAIPLTLRHYNGEFLRLLSNITWGNGSIVVGGGTAGVAVVLGVTVGALVGIEGYNFLDLLGLGPATGFISSLVNTRELAPLMAAMAFAMQGGCRFTAQLGSMRIAEEIDAMESIAIRPIPYLVTTRLIASVIAMIPLYAACLAIGYLTTQVVVQISSGGSTGSYLHYFALMLDGKDIIYSLFKAIIFVWIASTVQCYFGFYASGGPEGVGVAAGHGMRASITVMIMVNMLLTMALWGVDSGARFGG is encoded by the coding sequence GTGACCGCTTCTCCCTATCTGCCCTTTGCGCCGGTCAGCGCGCGCCTGCTCCGGCTCTACCGCCGGTCGATCAAGCCGATCGAGCGGTTGGGACACATGCTGGTCTTCTTCGTTCGGGCACTGGCTGCCATCCCACTTACCCTGCGCCACTACAACGGCGAGTTTCTTCGCCTGCTCTCAAACATCACCTGGGGCAATGGCTCGATCGTGGTAGGTGGCGGCACCGCCGGCGTTGCCGTTGTTCTCGGCGTGACCGTTGGCGCCCTGGTCGGCATCGAGGGTTACAATTTCCTCGACCTGCTTGGCCTGGGACCGGCGACCGGTTTCATTTCGTCGTTAGTCAACACCAGGGAGTTGGCGCCGCTGATGGCGGCGATGGCGTTCGCGATGCAGGGCGGTTGCCGATTCACTGCGCAGCTGGGATCGATGCGGATCGCCGAAGAGATCGATGCCATGGAATCGATTGCGATCCGGCCGATTCCGTACCTGGTGACCACCCGTCTGATCGCTTCCGTGATCGCGATGATTCCGCTGTACGCGGCGTGTCTGGCCATCGGTTACCTGACCACTCAGGTAGTCGTCCAGATAAGCAGCGGCGGATCCACGGGGTCCTACCTGCATTACTTCGCGTTGATGCTGGACGGCAAGGACATCATCTATTCGTTGTTCAAGGCGATCATTTTCGTCTGGATCGCCTCGACCGTGCAGTGCTACTTCGGCTTCTATGCCAGTGGTGGCCCCGAGGGTGTTGGGGTCGCGGCCGGGCACGGTATGCGGGCCAGCATCACCGTAATGATCATGGTCAACATGCTGCTCACCATGGCGTTGTGGGGAGTCGACTCCGGCGCTAGGTTCGGTGGTTAG
- a CDS encoding MlaD family protein: MNANSFDVDGRGPSDRQLFGCGLAVVVVASLVTAGLLFKSTGRLDNYVPVVADLVNVGDGLPQKSDVKYHGVLVGMVDDVVPAEHGRPNFVHINLKPGYAKSIPAAVTARVVPSNVFAVSSVQLVGNGPGPIIRPGAHIQEDKNLPTVLFQTTISKLRDLLAATGRGREDRSVGILAALGAATDHRRPALLRSGKQLTRVIDELNSIVSTDAGPSTVSALLDATQGLQATAPDLLDALHEAVGPMQTFAETRGQLTGLLGDARSTLGTVHDSFDHHMDQLIRISSELTPVVGVLAMRSNNFLPAVVKLNNLARKFMEEVWDPQLGVGNMRARLSFSQTFAYSRADCPHYGELKGPSCFTAPLVPNKPALPESLLPQNYQPPKSLAPPPGTVVGPDGNLVVVGPPMTIPNPSLEDRNPPLPPFTPPSPPIRTGVNPDEPDPAPPAHGPVPPPPLLGPPAPGSVAPSSFGGNVGPVGSDYERTMLGVITGRPATAATELLLGPVARGTTVSLVHPPASGEAK, translated from the coding sequence TTGAACGCCAACTCATTTGACGTCGACGGGCGCGGACCGTCAGACCGGCAGCTGTTCGGCTGCGGTCTGGCGGTGGTGGTGGTCGCCTCGCTTGTCACCGCCGGGCTGCTGTTCAAATCAACCGGACGCCTCGACAACTACGTCCCGGTTGTGGCCGATCTGGTCAACGTAGGTGACGGCCTGCCGCAGAAATCGGACGTCAAGTACCACGGGGTGCTCGTCGGCATGGTCGACGACGTGGTGCCCGCCGAACACGGCAGACCCAACTTTGTCCACATCAACTTGAAACCCGGTTACGCCAAGTCGATTCCGGCTGCGGTAACCGCACGCGTAGTACCCAGCAACGTGTTCGCCGTATCGTCGGTTCAACTGGTCGGCAATGGACCCGGACCGATCATCCGACCGGGTGCGCATATCCAGGAGGACAAGAACCTGCCGACGGTGTTGTTCCAAACCACCATCAGCAAGTTGCGTGACCTGCTCGCCGCCACCGGTCGCGGCCGGGAGGACAGGTCGGTGGGCATTTTGGCGGCGCTCGGAGCGGCCACCGACCACCGTCGGCCGGCGCTGCTACGCAGCGGCAAGCAGCTGACTCGTGTTATCGACGAACTGAATTCGATCGTCAGCACCGACGCTGGGCCGTCGACGGTGTCGGCGTTGCTCGACGCGACGCAGGGACTGCAGGCGACCGCGCCCGATCTGCTCGACGCGTTGCACGAGGCGGTCGGGCCGATGCAGACCTTCGCCGAAACGCGGGGACAACTGACCGGGCTGCTCGGCGACGCGCGATCCACGCTGGGAACCGTGCACGACTCCTTCGACCACCATATGGACCAGCTCATCCGAATCTCTTCTGAACTCACACCGGTGGTTGGCGTGCTAGCAATGCGCTCCAACAACTTTCTGCCCGCGGTGGTCAAGCTGAACAATCTGGCCAGGAAGTTCATGGAAGAGGTCTGGGACCCCCAATTGGGGGTGGGCAACATGAGAGCCCGGCTTTCGTTTAGTCAGACCTTCGCCTACTCCCGCGCCGATTGTCCACACTACGGTGAACTGAAGGGACCTAGCTGCTTCACCGCGCCACTGGTGCCGAACAAGCCTGCTCTGCCGGAATCGCTTCTCCCGCAGAACTATCAGCCACCCAAGAGTCTGGCGCCACCGCCGGGCACGGTGGTGGGCCCGGACGGCAATCTGGTAGTGGTCGGCCCGCCGATGACGATCCCTAATCCCAGCCTCGAAGACCGCAATCCGCCACTTCCGCCGTTCACGCCCCCGTCACCACCGATCCGGACCGGTGTCAACCCCGACGAACCCGATCCGGCTCCGCCGGCGCACGGGCCTGTCCCCCCGCCACCCCTGCTGGGACCGCCGGCGCCGGGATCAGTGGCCCCGTCATCCTTCGGTGGCAATGTCGGTCCGGTCGGCAGCGACTACGAGCGGACCATGTTGGGCGTCATCACCGGTCGACCTGCCACCGCCGCCACCGAACTGTTGTTGGGACCTGTTGCCCGCGGCACCACGGTGTCGCTGGTTCATCCCCCGGCGAGCGGGGAGGCCAAGTGA
- a CDS encoding MCE family protein gives MRFRGPLIGLSLFMVIAVVLTWLVYSSLRRDVAGDTEPYSAMFTDVYGLREGDDVRMAGVRVGRVEKVELTGKLAKVSFVVQQEQHLFGNTVASVTYQNIVGQRYLGLSLGKDGSHAQVPPGSTIPVERTDPSFDVTALLNGYEPLFSLLNPRDADNLTKGVLESLQGDTASITTLISQTSTLTETFAGRDQALGDVITNLNKVVVNLAAQNDNLDGVITQTREVVAALDQRRPELQASMGSVARMMGNLAKAARDDYPALRQFIDRQPGVTRHVLNIEPQVAFFGDNVPLLLKGLTRISNQGAYGNAYLCDVNIFGFFPGLNDVVPIIVNAATPGNRAMHTPRCRNVGDE, from the coding sequence GTGAGATTTCGCGGCCCCTTGATCGGCCTGTCCCTATTCATGGTGATCGCCGTGGTATTGACGTGGCTGGTGTATTCGAGCCTGCGCCGCGACGTCGCGGGCGACACCGAACCGTATTCGGCAATGTTCACCGACGTGTACGGGCTGCGGGAGGGCGATGACGTCCGGATGGCCGGTGTTCGAGTGGGCCGAGTCGAAAAGGTTGAACTTACAGGCAAACTCGCAAAAGTCTCTTTCGTGGTGCAGCAGGAGCAGCACCTGTTCGGCAACACCGTGGCGTCGGTGACGTATCAGAATATCGTCGGGCAGCGTTACCTTGGGCTGTCACTTGGAAAAGACGGGAGCCACGCTCAGGTCCCGCCCGGTAGCACCATCCCCGTCGAGCGGACCGACCCGTCGTTTGACGTCACCGCGCTGCTCAATGGCTACGAGCCGCTGTTTAGCCTGCTCAACCCGCGCGACGCCGACAATCTGACCAAGGGCGTCCTGGAGTCGCTGCAGGGCGACACCGCCTCGATTACCACGCTGATCTCCCAAACCTCAACTCTCACCGAAACGTTCGCCGGACGAGATCAGGCACTCGGTGATGTGATCACCAACCTCAATAAGGTGGTCGTCAACCTCGCCGCGCAGAACGACAACCTCGACGGTGTGATTACCCAGACCCGAGAGGTGGTCGCTGCCCTCGACCAGCGGCGACCGGAGTTGCAGGCCTCGATGGGTTCGGTGGCACGGATGATGGGCAATCTGGCCAAGGCTGCCCGTGACGACTACCCGGCGCTGCGTCAGTTCATCGACCGCCAACCCGGAGTCACCCGGCATGTGCTGAATATCGAACCGCAGGTGGCGTTCTTCGGCGACAACGTGCCGCTGCTGCTCAAAGGCCTGACGCGGATCTCCAACCAGGGCGCCTACGGCAACGCCTACCTGTGCGACGTCAACATCTTCGGATTCTTCCCCGGTCTCAACGACGTCGTGCCGATCATCGTCAACGCTGCCACCCCCGGTAACCGGGCCATGCACACACCGAGATGCAGGAATGTCGGCGATGAGTGA
- a CDS encoding MlaD family protein, whose product MSDMTRWQRIRRRPLESYSKTWLGSIAVAVVAVLIGTMLAIHTFGAGYRHYTAEFLQAASLRPGNPITVAGIPVGEVTSMKLVGDHVEAGLKIKNSVALGKDSKASIRVTTILGSRYLSLAPDGAGSLPNNTFDLSHTEVPYDLQAALQDATTTFEQVDSDRFAQSLTVLGKQMRGLPEVVPQAMANIETLSSIIAQRRDQLGQLLKSTEQVSNTLRRQQAGIGNLVDQAQDLLGHFVARRAVFHALMQSITTLVDTMNQIVVNDRSGVDTLLKDMHEFTDLMAKHDDLLRNLLQVTPVFARQATNLTGDANAVSFNAPSALLIDSWMCAISGRAKQFGMIPYFKDCK is encoded by the coding sequence ATGAGTGATATGACCAGGTGGCAGCGGATCCGCAGACGTCCGCTGGAGAGTTACAGCAAGACGTGGCTCGGTTCGATCGCGGTGGCGGTGGTCGCCGTGCTGATCGGAACCATGCTGGCGATCCACACGTTCGGTGCCGGCTATCGGCACTACACCGCCGAATTCCTGCAGGCGGCATCGCTGCGGCCGGGCAACCCCATCACGGTGGCCGGAATCCCGGTGGGCGAGGTCACCAGTATGAAACTGGTCGGCGACCACGTCGAAGCCGGCCTGAAAATCAAGAATAGTGTTGCCCTGGGTAAGGATTCGAAAGCCTCAATCCGGGTGACGACCATCCTCGGCTCGCGCTATCTATCTTTGGCGCCCGACGGCGCGGGGTCGCTGCCCAACAACACATTCGACCTATCGCACACCGAAGTCCCTTACGATCTGCAAGCTGCATTGCAAGACGCCACAACCACTTTCGAGCAGGTCGACTCCGACCGGTTTGCGCAATCGCTGACGGTGCTCGGCAAGCAAATGCGGGGTCTGCCCGAAGTGGTGCCGCAGGCCATGGCCAATATTGAGACCTTGTCGTCAATCATCGCGCAGCGCCGCGACCAGCTCGGCCAGTTGCTCAAGAGCACCGAGCAGGTCAGCAACACGCTGCGCCGCCAGCAGGCCGGCATCGGCAACCTAGTCGACCAGGCCCAGGACCTGCTGGGCCACTTCGTCGCGCGGCGCGCGGTGTTCCACGCCCTGATGCAATCGATCACCACCCTGGTTGACACGATGAACCAGATCGTGGTCAACGACCGATCCGGGGTGGACACGCTGCTGAAAGACATGCACGAGTTCACCGATCTGATGGCCAAACACGACGATCTGCTGCGTAACCTGCTACAGGTCACTCCGGTCTTCGCCCGGCAAGCGACCAACCTCACCGGTGACGCGAACGCGGTCAGCTTCAACGCGCCCAGCGCCTTGCTTATCGACTCGTGGATGTGCGCCATCAGTGGCCGCGCCAAACAGTTCGGCATGATTCCCTACTTCAAGGACTGCAAGTGA
- a CDS encoding MCE family protein, which yields MRTRFSGKVIAVAAVVACAAAAVGLGGWYLSSRSQPMTVTAQFDSATGLYEGNVVAVLGMPVGKVVRITPKGGYVEVQFTVDRNVKVPADAQAVTVSTSILTDRQIELTPPYRGGPALQNHDTIGLTRTKTPVEFSRVLAVLNKVTKSLEGDGHGNGPVGDVINAGAEVVSGNGAKIKAALDELSRALRLSSDGGAQTRQQITTIVKNLSSLFDAAANNDTKLREFASTIHQVSQILADEDLGTGTTGKKLDQLVQRAGNLLDANRDIIKQALLGGNSLAKTLVDERRGLAETLDLAPMLADNAYNMVDRENGAVRAHFLTDRMIFDSQLTKEVCNLMGLRQLGCSTGTIQDFGPDFGLTYVLDGLAAMGQR from the coding sequence CTGCGAACCCGGTTTAGCGGCAAGGTGATCGCCGTCGCGGCAGTAGTGGCGTGCGCAGCCGCCGCGGTCGGCCTCGGCGGGTGGTACCTGAGCTCGCGTTCGCAACCAATGACGGTGACCGCCCAGTTCGACAGTGCCACCGGCTTGTACGAGGGCAATGTTGTTGCGGTACTTGGTATGCCAGTCGGTAAAGTCGTGAGGATAACCCCTAAGGGAGGTTACGTCGAAGTTCAGTTCACCGTCGATCGAAACGTCAAAGTGCCGGCCGACGCCCAAGCCGTCACCGTGTCGACCTCTATCCTTACCGACCGGCAGATTGAGCTGACACCGCCTTACCGTGGCGGCCCTGCGCTGCAGAACCATGACACCATCGGGCTGACCCGTACCAAGACGCCTGTCGAGTTCAGCCGAGTCCTGGCCGTTCTCAACAAGGTAACCAAATCGCTGGAGGGCGACGGCCACGGCAACGGTCCCGTTGGCGATGTGATCAACGCCGGTGCCGAAGTGGTCAGCGGCAACGGAGCGAAGATCAAGGCGGCGCTCGACGAATTGTCCAGGGCACTGCGACTGAGCAGCGACGGCGGCGCCCAAACTCGCCAGCAGATCACCACGATTGTCAAGAATCTCAGCTCGTTGTTCGACGCGGCCGCCAACAACGACACCAAGCTGCGCGAATTCGCCTCGACCATCCATCAGGTCAGCCAGATACTCGCCGACGAGGACCTCGGCACCGGCACCACCGGCAAGAAACTCGACCAATTGGTGCAACGTGCGGGCAACCTGCTCGACGCCAACCGCGACATCATCAAACAAGCGCTGCTCGGCGGCAACTCGCTGGCCAAGACGCTGGTCGACGAGCGTCGCGGTCTGGCCGAAACTTTGGATCTGGCTCCGATGTTGGCCGACAACGCCTATAACATGGTGGACCGGGAAAACGGCGCTGTGCGAGCGCATTTCCTCACTGACCGAATGATTTTCGACAGCCAGCTGACCAAAGAGGTCTGCAACCTGATGGGTCTTCGTCAACTCGGATGCAGCACCGGCACCATTCAGGATTTCGGGCCGGACTTTGGATTGACCTACGTGTTGGATGGCCTGGCGGCCATGGGTCAGCGATGA
- a CDS encoding MlaD family protein, with amino-acid sequence MTGRRTRTAAAVAAVAIASSACATNGLASLPLPAPGLGSGGYMLTAVFSNALNLPMNAKVKLAGADVGQVESMVARNYTAVTTIRIRDGVLLPKGSTAELRTATPLGDVFVSVRPPAEVDANTPMLKNGDTIGLESTAAAATVESVLSSAAILVNGGAVRNFTNIINGFGRATGDQGHAFGQLISKSNQLLHTMDARSGQISHALTELSRLSQQLDTKNQTLTDLMAAASPGTNALAANTTEFSNLLVQLGDTSRMLSRFPSLGGTDTSGRSVIQDLNTLAGAANDVAVSPDTSLLTLNRMMPALIKSTAGNAISVHVGVDQLVLGAIPDIGFPGDRGLHGPTRFTWNEFVGSLKYTLFRLQERVVGRGPDSVQVPVMPDPNVPGGMIIGSAPGVPPPPGASAPAPELPGPLTPGPPP; translated from the coding sequence ATGACGGGCCGGCGCACAAGAACTGCCGCAGCGGTCGCCGCCGTTGCGATTGCTAGTTCCGCTTGTGCCACCAACGGCCTTGCCAGCCTTCCCCTTCCGGCTCCGGGCCTGGGATCGGGAGGATACATGCTCACCGCGGTGTTCTCCAACGCGCTCAACCTGCCGATGAACGCCAAGGTAAAACTTGCCGGGGCAGATGTGGGTCAGGTCGAGTCGATGGTGGCGCGAAACTATACGGCGGTCACCACCATTCGGATCCGCGACGGTGTCCTGCTACCCAAGGGCAGCACCGCCGAGCTGCGCACCGCGACTCCGCTGGGCGACGTGTTCGTGTCTGTACGGCCGCCGGCCGAAGTAGACGCCAACACACCGATGCTGAAGAACGGAGACACCATCGGCCTGGAGTCGACGGCAGCGGCTGCGACCGTCGAATCGGTGCTCAGTTCGGCCGCGATCCTGGTAAACGGCGGCGCGGTACGCAATTTCACCAACATCATCAACGGGTTCGGCCGCGCCACCGGGGACCAGGGCCACGCGTTCGGTCAACTGATCAGCAAGTCCAATCAACTGCTGCACACGATGGACGCCCGGTCGGGGCAAATCTCGCACGCCCTGACCGAATTGTCCCGGCTCAGCCAGCAACTCGACACCAAGAACCAGACCCTCACCGATCTGATGGCGGCGGCCAGCCCCGGCACCAATGCCCTGGCCGCCAACACTACCGAATTCTCCAATCTGCTCGTCCAGTTGGGTGACACCAGCCGGATGCTGTCGAGGTTCCCGTCGCTGGGTGGCACCGATACCAGCGGCCGCAGCGTGATTCAAGACCTCAACACCCTGGCCGGGGCGGCCAACGACGTCGCCGTGAGCCCCGACACCAGCTTGCTGACGCTAAACCGGATGATGCCCGCGCTCATCAAATCGACTGCGGGGAACGCAATCTCGGTGCACGTCGGCGTTGACCAACTGGTCCTGGGAGCGATCCCCGACATCGGCTTCCCCGGCGACAGAGGCCTGCACGGACCGACCAGGTTCACTTGGAACGAATTCGTGGGCTCCCTCAAGTACACCCTGTTCCGCCTGCAGGAACGGGTGGTTGGCCGCGGACCGGACTCGGTACAGGTACCAGTGATGCCGGACCCGAACGTCCCCGGCGGCATGATCATCGGATCGGCCCCCGGCGTACCACCACCGCCCGGCGCGAGCGCGCCGGCACCGGAACTACCGGGTCCACTGACACCGGGACCGCCGCCATGA